The following are encoded together in the Kribbella voronezhensis genome:
- a CDS encoding class I SAM-dependent RNA methyltransferase, translating into MTDDSIVGTVLELEVGPVAHGGHCVARYEGQVVFVRHALPGELVHARVTAQTSKYLHADAVTVLTPSPHRIEPPCPYAGPGLCGGCDFQHANIVEQRRLKATVVSDTLRRIGGIERNIVMESPGDDGLGWRTRMRYAVVNGRPGMYAHRSHDLVPIDRCLIAHPDSPPVLDQQWPETSSVQAVVSSEGKKAVLTDLDSAGRVVEVVHGRRFRVEAGGFWQVHPAAPTTLVDAVLAGLEPAEGETALDLYSGVGLFAAFLAEAGCAVLAVEGDRDAVKNARRNLHDLPAVTLEQGDVKKVLNVAVGKGLESVDLVVLDPPRTGAGEAVVRRIADLTPRRVAYVACDPAALARDLKTFGKLGYGISSLRAFDLFGMTHHIECVAVLEPRSGATG; encoded by the coding sequence GTGACGGACGACAGCATTGTCGGGACGGTATTGGAGCTGGAAGTAGGCCCAGTGGCCCACGGCGGGCACTGTGTCGCGCGGTACGAGGGTCAGGTGGTCTTCGTACGTCATGCACTTCCCGGTGAGCTGGTGCACGCCCGGGTGACCGCGCAGACCAGCAAGTACCTGCACGCGGACGCGGTGACGGTGCTCACGCCGTCACCGCACAGGATCGAGCCACCCTGCCCGTACGCCGGTCCGGGGCTGTGCGGCGGCTGCGACTTCCAGCACGCCAACATCGTGGAGCAGCGCCGGCTCAAGGCGACCGTGGTGTCCGACACACTGCGGCGGATCGGCGGCATCGAGCGCAACATCGTGATGGAGTCACCGGGCGACGACGGACTCGGCTGGCGGACCAGGATGCGGTACGCCGTGGTCAACGGCCGGCCGGGCATGTACGCGCACCGCTCGCACGACCTCGTCCCGATCGACCGGTGCCTGATCGCGCACCCGGACTCGCCGCCCGTACTGGACCAGCAGTGGCCAGAGACGTCGTCTGTGCAGGCAGTGGTGTCGTCGGAGGGCAAGAAGGCCGTACTAACGGACCTGGATTCGGCTGGGCGAGTGGTGGAGGTCGTGCACGGCCGCAGGTTCCGGGTCGAGGCCGGTGGGTTCTGGCAGGTGCACCCGGCCGCGCCGACCACGCTGGTCGACGCAGTACTGGCTGGGCTGGAGCCGGCTGAGGGTGAGACCGCACTGGACCTGTACTCCGGTGTGGGGCTGTTCGCTGCCTTCCTGGCTGAGGCGGGGTGCGCAGTGCTCGCTGTGGAAGGCGACCGGGATGCGGTGAAGAACGCCCGGCGCAATCTCCACGACCTGCCTGCTGTGACGCTTGAGCAGGGTGACGTGAAGAAGGTGCTCAACGTGGCCGTCGGCAAGGGACTGGAGTCGGTGGACCTCGTAGTACTGGATCCGCCGCGCACAGGTGCGGGAGAGGCCGTCGTACGGCGTATTGCGGACCTCACGCCTCGCAGGGTCGCCTACGTGGCGTGTGACCCGGCCGCGCTCGCGCGGGACCTGAAGACATTCGGGAAGCTCGGGTACGGGATCAGCTCGCTGCGGGCCTTCGACCTGTTCGGGATGACCCATCACATAGAGTGCGTGGCCGTACTCGAGCCGCGATCGGGTGCCACTGGTTAG
- a CDS encoding APC family permease — MTPALGDIGKRILIGRKLRSTQLGETLLPKKIALPVFASDALSSVAYAPDEIFLTLSVAGLAAYGFSWKIGLLVVFVMLVVVASYRQNVHAYPSGGGDYEVATVNVGPTAGLTVASALMVDYVLTVAVSISSGVQNAKSALPFLAGHEAPLAVGLVLVLTALNLRGVRESGALFAIPTYIFMASIIGMAIWGFIRLSAGTLPMADSSQFEIRPEPGHELFGGLAGAFLLARAFSSGCAALTGVEAISNGVPAFRKPKSKNAATTLLLLGTIAVTMLMSILFLASKIKLRYAEDPATQLLRDGRPVGDTYTQKTVIGQIGDSVFSNFSPAFYLVIGATMLILVLAANTAFNGFPVLASILAKDGYLPKQLHTRGDRLAYSNGIILLALCAVGLIVAFDAEVTKLIQLYIVGVFVSFTLSQFGMIRHWTRHLKTEADGARRAQMMRSRVINAVGLTMTGIVLVIVLITKFTHGAYIAIIAMALLFLLMKGIRRHYDTVGREMAVDPSDQLMLPARVHAIVLVSKLHKPTLRALAFAKAARPYMLEAVTVDVDRDESEALQAEWDARDIPVPLKRLASPYREITRPIVQYVRDIRRQSPRDVVMVYIPEYVVGHWWEHILHNQSALRLKGRLLFTPGVMVTSVPYQLISSQAAEERQDREERVAGQVRRGARKSSGDR; from the coding sequence TCCGGACGAGATCTTCCTGACCCTGTCGGTGGCCGGTCTGGCCGCCTACGGCTTCTCCTGGAAGATCGGTCTGCTGGTCGTCTTCGTGATGCTGGTCGTGGTCGCGTCCTACCGGCAGAACGTGCACGCGTACCCGTCCGGTGGCGGTGACTACGAGGTTGCCACCGTCAACGTCGGGCCGACCGCGGGGCTGACGGTCGCGAGCGCGCTGATGGTGGACTACGTGCTGACCGTGGCCGTGTCGATCTCCTCGGGCGTGCAGAACGCGAAGTCGGCGCTGCCGTTCCTGGCCGGCCACGAGGCTCCGCTGGCGGTCGGCCTGGTGCTGGTGCTGACCGCGTTGAACCTGCGCGGGGTCCGCGAATCCGGTGCGCTCTTCGCGATCCCGACGTACATCTTCATGGCTTCGATCATCGGGATGGCGATCTGGGGCTTCATCCGGCTCTCGGCCGGGACCCTGCCGATGGCCGACAGTTCCCAGTTCGAGATCCGGCCCGAGCCGGGGCACGAGCTGTTCGGTGGTCTGGCGGGCGCCTTCCTGCTGGCCCGCGCCTTCTCGTCCGGCTGCGCGGCCCTGACCGGTGTCGAGGCGATCAGCAACGGCGTACCGGCCTTCCGCAAGCCGAAGAGCAAGAACGCCGCGACCACGCTGCTGCTGCTCGGCACGATCGCCGTCACGATGCTGATGAGCATCCTGTTCCTGGCGAGCAAGATCAAACTCCGGTACGCCGAGGATCCGGCGACCCAGTTGCTGCGCGACGGCCGGCCGGTGGGCGACACCTACACCCAGAAGACGGTGATCGGCCAGATCGGCGACTCGGTGTTCTCCAACTTCTCGCCCGCGTTCTACCTGGTGATCGGCGCGACGATGCTGATCCTGGTGCTCGCGGCGAACACGGCGTTCAACGGGTTCCCGGTGCTGGCCTCGATCCTGGCCAAGGACGGCTACCTGCCCAAGCAGTTGCACACCCGCGGCGACCGGCTCGCCTACAGCAACGGCATCATCCTGCTCGCGCTGTGCGCCGTCGGGCTGATCGTTGCCTTCGACGCCGAAGTGACCAAGCTGATCCAGCTCTACATCGTCGGTGTGTTCGTCTCGTTCACGCTCAGTCAGTTCGGGATGATCCGGCACTGGACCCGGCACCTGAAGACCGAGGCCGACGGTGCGCGACGGGCGCAGATGATGCGGTCCCGGGTGATCAACGCGGTCGGCCTGACCATGACCGGGATCGTGCTGGTGATCGTGCTGATCACCAAGTTCACCCACGGGGCCTACATCGCGATCATCGCGATGGCCCTGTTGTTCCTGTTGATGAAGGGCATCCGGCGGCACTACGACACTGTCGGCCGGGAGATGGCGGTGGACCCCAGCGACCAGCTGATGCTGCCGGCCCGGGTGCACGCGATCGTGCTCGTCTCGAAGCTGCACAAGCCGACTCTGCGGGCGCTGGCGTTCGCCAAGGCGGCCCGGCCGTACATGCTCGAGGCAGTCACGGTCGACGTCGACCGTGACGAGTCGGAGGCACTACAGGCCGAATGGGACGCCCGCGACATTCCGGTGCCCCTGAAGCGACTGGCCTCGCCGTACCGGGAGATCACCCGGCCGATCGTGCAGTACGTCCGCGACATCCGGCGGCAGTCGCCGCGGGACGTGGTGATGGTCTACATCCCGGAGTATGTGGTCGGGCACTGGTGGGAGCACATCCTGCACAACCAGAGCGCACTGCGGCTCAAGGGGCGGCTCTTGTTCACACCTGGTGTGATGGTTACGTCCGTGCCGTACCAGCTGATCTCGTCCCAGGCGGCCGAGGAACGGCAGGACCGTGAGGAACGGGTAGCCGGCCAAGTACGGCGCGGCGCGCGCAAGAGTTCGGGAGATCGGTGA